GAAGAGTTCAAAAAAGAATCACCGCCAAGGGATGCTAGAACGGCGTTCCACCCTGGATTTCTCGATGATAACGGCAGATTGCCGAATGTGAAAATTTTTGGAAGAAACGACCATGTCGACATCGACTTGGGCTGCATGCAGATTCGTCATGACGAACCGGACCAGCAAATTTGGGCTTCGAAATCGAACCTTTCCGCGTGCCTGATTTTCCCTGTGCCCAGCCGTTTGATTACGGCGATTCGCGGCATCTAGTTCACTTCGGCGGCGGATTCCAGCAGGTAGAAGTCGCTAAAGCTGGCTGCGAACTCCTTTTTCGTCGAGTTCAACGCGAATACTCCGACCTTCACCTGGGGCAAGAATGGCATTCGCAGCGATGTATGGCGTCGCCATTTCAGGCCATCGCTGCTGAGCCAAAGATAAATACGATCTCCACGCCGCTCCAAACGCAGCCACATCGGCTCTCCGTTCCAGGGGAGAGTTAGGCCGCCGGCCAATTTTCCCTGTTCGTAGATTTCCGCCGATGCGAACGTCGCTTTGGTTTCGCCCACCGCAGATCTCGTCCATCGCAGAAAATTTTTGTCGTCTTGCCAGACCATCAGACCGGCCGCAACGTAACTGGAGCGGATAAGTCCCGTATTTTCGAGTGGAATAGGGAAGTCGAGTACTCGGGCTTCGATCACAAAATCGCCCTCGACACCGCGCCAAACGCGCGGGGCCGACGTATCGCCGATGACCGGATTAAGGTTGTGAATCCCTGCGGGAACATGAAACTCCAGCCGCCTGTCGTTTTCCTCAATCGGGCAATCTCCTCGCGGATCCTCAATCTGGCCCCAATCGGTAATTTCGGCGAACAGCAGGGGCGCCAATGCAGCCCACACCAAAAGTCCTC
The nucleotide sequence above comes from Blastopirellula sp. J2-11. Encoded proteins:
- a CDS encoding DUF1349 domain-containing protein; its protein translation is MWAALAPLLFAEITDWGQIEDPRGDCPIEENDRRLEFHVPAGIHNLNPVIGDTSAPRVWRGVEGDFVIEARVLDFPIPLENTGLIRSSYVAAGLMVWQDDKNFLRWTRSAVGETKATFASAEIYEQGKLAGGLTLPWNGEPMWLRLERRGDRIYLWLSSDGLKWRRHTSLRMPFLPQVKVGVFALNSTKKEFAASFSDFYLLESAAEVN